In Lactococcus garvieae subsp. garvieae, the following proteins share a genomic window:
- a CDS encoding transglycosylase, translating to MKFSKVAISTGVLASFMFIGTGMAHADTPKQTTHDVAIEVINGNYGTGQERVTMLTNKGFDFEDVQTEVNNILLGKASATPTTAKKVETQPAKSKVAQTISGLDLGQTSGQVNIEALANYMVSNTANAAGYSASEWAYIIEHESNGRADVANASSGAYGAFQLLGHGEYAGMTLAEQIEMASKLPAGSWVVYN from the coding sequence ATGAAATTCAGTAAAGTTGCTATTTCAACTGGTGTTCTTGCTTCATTCATGTTTATCGGTACTGGTATGGCCCACGCGGACACACCAAAACAAACTACACATGATGTTGCAATTGAAGTTATTAACGGTAACTACGGTACAGGTCAAGAGCGTGTCACAATGTTGACAAACAAAGGTTTTGACTTTGAAGACGTACAAACAGAAGTTAACAACATTTTGTTAGGAAAAGCTTCAGCAACTCCTACAACTGCCAAAAAAGTTGAAACACAACCTGCTAAATCTAAAGTAGCACAAACTATATCAGGGCTTGACTTAGGTCAAACTTCTGGTCAAGTAAATATTGAAGCCCTTGCCAACTACATGGTTTCTAATACTGCCAACGCAGCAGGATATTCTGCAAGCGAATGGGCATATATTATTGAACATGAGTCTAATGGACGTGCAGATGTTGCAAATGCAAGTTCAGGGGCATACGGTGCGTTCCAATTGTTAGGCCACGGTGAATATGCTGGCATGACTCTTGCTGAACAAATCGAAATGGCAAGTAAACTCCCTGCAGGAAGCTGGGTTGTTTATAACTAA